A stretch of the Mycolicibacterium celeriflavum genome encodes the following:
- a CDS encoding cyclic nucleotide-degrading phosphodiesterase, with product MSVRITVLGCSGSVVGPDSPAFGYLVSAPDTPPLVLDFGGGVLGALQRHADPNDVHVLLSHLHADHCLDLPGLFVWRRYHPSPAQQRGIMYGPANTWARLGAASSPEGGEVDDFSDVFEIRHWVDNEAVTIGSLNVTPKLVCHPTESYGMRITDPDGATLVYSGDTGYCDALIDLARGADVFLCEASWTHSPDRPPRLHLSGTEAGRAAAAAGVGELLLTHIPPWTSREDVISEAKGEFDGPVHAVVCNETFDVVHP from the coding sequence GTGAGCGTGCGAATCACCGTACTCGGATGCTCCGGCAGTGTTGTCGGGCCTGATTCGCCAGCGTTCGGATACCTCGTTTCGGCCCCCGATACACCGCCGTTGGTCCTCGATTTCGGTGGTGGAGTGCTCGGCGCGCTGCAACGGCATGCCGATCCGAACGACGTCCACGTGCTGTTGTCGCATTTGCATGCCGACCACTGCCTCGATCTACCCGGGCTGTTCGTGTGGCGGCGCTACCACCCGTCGCCGGCACAGCAACGCGGGATCATGTACGGCCCGGCCAATACGTGGGCGCGGCTCGGTGCGGCGTCGTCGCCCGAAGGAGGAGAGGTCGACGACTTCTCCGACGTCTTCGAGATCCGTCACTGGGTCGACAACGAGGCGGTCACGATCGGCTCGTTGAACGTGACGCCGAAGCTTGTTTGCCACCCGACCGAGTCCTACGGCATGCGTATCACCGATCCGGACGGCGCCACGCTGGTTTACAGCGGCGACACCGGCTACTGCGACGCGTTGATCGACCTCGCCCGGGGCGCCGACGTTTTCCTGTGCGAGGCGTCGTGGACACACTCGCCGGACCGGCCGCCCCGACTGCACCTGTCGGGCACCGAGGCGGGTCGGGCCGCGGCCGCGGCGGGCGTCGGCGAACTGCTGTTGACCCACATTCCGCCGTGGACGTCGCGGGAGGACGTCATCAGCGAGGCCAAGGGCGAGTTCGACGGTCCGGTGCACGCGGTGGTGTGCAACGAGACCTTCGACGTCGTGCACCCCTGA
- the murI gene encoding glutamate racemase, with amino-acid sequence MSAEAAVGVFDSGVGGLTVARAIIDQLPDENIVYVGDTANGPYGPLSIPEIRAHALAIGDDLVSRGVKALVIACNTASSACLRDARERYAPVPVIEVILPAVRRAVATTRNGRIGVIGTAATIASGTYQDAFAAARDTEVIGVACPRFVDFVERGVTSGRQVLGLAEGYLEPLQRAEVDTLVLGCTHYPMLSGLIQLAMGENVTLVSSAEETAKDLLRVLTELDLLRPHDSSTAQRIFEATGDPEAFTTLAARFLGPTLDGVRPVQRHVGSQT; translated from the coding sequence GTGTCCGCGGAGGCAGCCGTCGGCGTCTTCGATTCTGGCGTCGGCGGGCTCACGGTCGCCCGCGCGATCATCGACCAGTTGCCCGACGAGAACATCGTCTACGTGGGCGACACCGCCAACGGGCCGTACGGACCGCTGTCCATCCCAGAGATTCGCGCGCATGCCCTGGCGATCGGCGACGACCTGGTTTCGCGCGGTGTCAAGGCGCTCGTCATCGCGTGCAACACGGCGTCGTCGGCGTGCCTACGCGACGCACGCGAACGCTACGCGCCGGTGCCGGTGATCGAGGTGATCCTGCCGGCCGTGCGCCGCGCCGTCGCGACCACCCGCAACGGGCGGATCGGCGTCATCGGCACCGCGGCGACGATCGCGTCGGGCACCTATCAGGACGCGTTCGCCGCGGCGCGTGACACCGAGGTGATCGGAGTCGCCTGCCCCCGGTTCGTCGACTTCGTCGAGCGCGGCGTGACCAGCGGACGGCAGGTGCTGGGACTGGCCGAGGGCTACCTCGAACCGCTGCAGCGCGCGGAGGTCGACACCCTCGTCCTCGGCTGCACCCACTATCCGATGCTGTCGGGCCTGATCCAGTTGGCGATGGGCGAGAACGTCACCCTGGTGTCCAGCGCGGAGGAGACCGCCAAGGACTTGCTCAGGGTGCTCACCGAACTGGATTTGCTGCGCCCGCATGACAGTTCAACCGCGCAGCGGATATTCGAGGCGACCGGCGATCCCGAGGCGTTCACCACACTGGCCGCCCGGTTCCTGGGGCCGACGCTCGACGGTGTTCGACCTGTTCAACGTCACGTCGGTTCCCAAACATGA